The Magnetococcus marinus MC-1 genome contains the following window.
CAGAAGCGACCAACCAATTGCTTGATACCCTGGCATCTGCGACGGCAGAACAAGCCACAAAAAACAGGTCTGACACCACTTCGCTCACTCCAGGCACGCGCCTTATACGGGAGTGGAAGGGCATGGAACATTTCGTCACGGTTCTAGACAGGGGGTTTGAGTATCAGGGGCGCAAATACCGCAGCCTTTCAGCCGTAGCCAAGGCCATTACCGGCACACACTGGAGTGGACCTGCCTTTTTCGGGATCAATGGAGGTAAATAACAATGACGGCAAAACATCAAAAAATACGCTGCGCCATCTATACTCGCAAATCTACGGAAGAGGGGCTAGATAAGGATTTTAATACGATGGAGAACCAGCGTGAATCCTGTTCCTCCTATATAACCAGCCAGAAAGCTGAGGGCTGGATTGAGCTTGCGGATGCCTATGACGACCCTGGTTTCAGCGGCGGAACGATGAAGCGCCCTGCCCTGACTCGCCTGCTACAAGACATTGAAAACGGCAAAGTGGACTGTATTTGCGTGTACAAAATTGATAGGCTTTCCCGCTCCCTGGTCGACTTCACCAAGATGATCGACCTATTCGACAAACACGGGGTCACCTTCATCAGCATCACCCAGTCCTTCAATACCACCACCTCTATGGGTAGACTGACCCTAAATATCCTCTTGAGCTTTGCGCAGTTTGAGCGTGAGATCGCGGCAGAGCGCATCCAGGATAAGTTTGCAGCCTCAAGGCGCAAGGGCATGTGGATGGGGGGACACCCTATTCTCGGATATGATATCCAAAACCGCGCTCTGGTGATCAACCAACAGGAGGCCGACCAGGTCCGCTTCATCTTCCAACGCTACAGTGAATGCGGCTCCCCTACCATTACTCTCAAGGGTATGGCGGATAAGGGCATCACCAACAAGACCTGGACCAACGGGTCTGGCAAGCTTCGGATTGGGACTCCCTTTAACAAGAGCACCCTCAACCGACTCCTGAAAAACCGGGTTTACATCGGTGAAGTCGTTCACAAAGGCAACATTTATCCGGGGCAGCATGAGGCCATCATTAGTCAGGAGCTCTGGAACAAGGTCCAGCAGACCATCAAGTTGAACAACCGGCCCAACAGCATTATCCCAAAAGGGCAAACACCTTTCCCACTCCGGGGTCTGGTACACTGCAAACACTGCGGCATGGCCATGACGCCAACCCAGACCAAGAAAAACGGCCAGGTTCAATATCGCTACTACAGTTGCAGCGGTGCTCGAAAAGGGGTCACTGAAAACTGCCCATTGCCCAACGTACCCGCTGGCGATATCGAGCGCTTGGTGCTTGCACAGGTTCAAAACTTGGTCAACAGCCCGGAGGTACTGGCCAAGACCATCTCCATGGTCAAAGCCCAGGAGCCTGCCATTCCAGAGCATGAGATCATCGGACTTCTGGCCTCCCTCTCTCCTGTGTGGGATGAGCTCTTTCCCCTGGAACAGAACCGATTGCTTAAGCTCTTGGTCAAGTCCATCGACCTCTCAGAACAGGGGGCCGATCTGTTTCTTAACGTCGAGGGCATTCACACTCTCGTTCATGAATTGGAGGCCGCATAATGGATATGACTTTATCACAGGATGGAACCACCCTGCACATTCATATCCCCATGCGGTTGCGCCGCCACGGCGGAAGAAAAATGATCGTCACCTCCGACGGAGAGCATATCGCGCCTTCCCCTGCCCCGCTGCCTAGTGCACAGCTGGATGACCCGTTGGTGAGGGCACTGATCAAAGCGCGGCGCTGGCAGAAACAGTTGGAAGAGGGCGAGATTGGGACCATCAAAGAGTTGGCCGAAAAGGAAGGGGTCGACAGCTCCTTGCTCTCTCGGACCCTTCGACTCAACGCTCTGGCTCCGGATATCGTGAATGCCATAATGACAGGAACAGCACCGAATCAGGTCAGTCTTGAATCCCTGCGTCAGACCATACCCCACGCTTGGGAGGAGCAGAGGATTCTGTTCGGTATGCATACGTAAAAATATCCCTTTTACGAAAAAACTTTACCGCACGCTCTGTTGCCTACTGTTGACCCTCTTCCTCGATTGTTTCAACATAGTTCCCTCATAACGATCATAAAGAATCGGAGGGAGCTATGCAGACCAATCCAGCCATGATGGACAATGCCTTAGATGCCATCAACCAGCAGATCACATCCGACCAATTTCCTGAAGCCCGCAGCGCTTTGGCCCGACTCATCCGGTCAGGGTTTGAGGTTATTGAGGCTCGACGTTTGATGGCGCAAATCTTCATGCATGAGCTCTTCATGGTGAAGAATCACCGGCAGCCTTTTGATCGGCGGCGGTATGGAGCCATGCTCATGCAGTTGCCCAAACTGCCCATTAATGCGTCTTGCAGTGAGAATAAATAAATATGGCCTCTACAGGAAAAAGCAGAATCGGCTCTTACACTTCGCCTGTTGATATTCTTCTATCCCTCGGTGAATGCCATTATCCACCCTGGAGTGACCGGAATCCATCAAAGTGGATTAATTATAGTAAGCATGGCTTGTCACAAGAACACATCTCCGAGCTTACAAGACTGGCCACCGATGAAGGCATATTATCCAGCGATCTAGACGATGCTACATCATGGGCACCTATTCATGCTTGGCGTGCTTTAGGACAATTGAAGGCTGTTGTATCCGTAAACACACTTTTTGAAAACTTCCTTGTTTGGCAGGATTTCGACTGGATCGTCAACGAGGCAAGCGATGTATTCAAAATGATGGGTCCCGATGTAATTAACATCCTTATCCCTCTTCTTCAGGATAGAAACAGATCAAGCGATCTACGTCAGCATGTCTCTGAGCACATTGCCAATGTGGCAAAAGAGCTCTCATCGGAAAGAGAAAAGGCCATCCATGCTATCGCAGAGACTCTTACTAAGTATGAAGTCAATTCCAAGCAATTCAATGGCTTTTTGATCTCAGCTCTTCTTGATCTTCAGGCCATAGAAGCTATTGAATTAATTCGCGAGGTCTACATTAAAAAACGTACCATTCTTGCGCTTCCCGGAGACCTGGAAGATGCAGAGATATCGCTTGGTTTGAGGGAAAAGCGCTCTACGCCCAAACCACATTATGGAAAGTTGGGCATCAAAGAGATGGAAGAGGAAGTGGGTCCTCGTAAGCCCTACCCGTATCCATTGGGATCCACCACGTTTAATCGAGGTTCTGCTAACGTTGGCCGTAACGATCCTTGCCCCTGTGGTAGCGGCAAGAAATTCAAGAAGTGTTGTTTAAACTGAAGGTTAAGCTTTGTTTAATTTGTTTTCCGCGCGACTTGTTTACGGTTGATAGCGAAAGGAATGTGAACCCTCAATGAAGGTCGGATTTCATATCTCTTTATATTTATGAGCATTCTCCCCGACCTTCAACGGAGGTCGGATTTTAAAAAGTCCTTGGCGACAGAGACAGAGAGAGGAAAAGACCGGGAAAAGAGATGGATGGCACCCTACCCCGACCTGCACTACGGGGCTTGGCAATTTGGACAGGTTGCTAAGCTTTGGTATTGTTGTTGAATTTGGGTACAAAAAAAGCCACTCTTGCGAGTGGCTTATAGAGAGAAATCTATAACGATTTCTTATGGTTGACCAAACGCCACCCTTTAGCAAACCTTCTCCGCCTATTTTTTTAGGCATTTTTGTTTCGCAAGAGGGTCACACGCGCTACCCAAGAACTCTAGCAAAAACAAGTCACATCGCATTGATATTTATCAATAAAACAGAAAAAACATCCTCCATCTCAACCTCTAATAGTTTGCTTTAAAGGTCCGCTCGCCCGATCACATAAATTCACGAACCCTGACCCTACTTGAATACGGCTTCCAGCGTCTCCGCATCAAAAATTTGCTCACCCCAGGTCTCCAGTTCATCAATTGTAGCATTCGCTACTTTTAACTCCGCCCAACTAGGTACTTCTCCAAATCGGCGATGAAGCTGTCTCAGAAGAAGTGAAGATTCACCCTCTTGACGGCCCTCTTGACGGCCCTCTTGACGACCCTTAGACATCATCTCACGCGCAAACTGCGATGCATAGTGCTCCGCTTCTCCTGGAAAAGCCTCTTCCGCATATGCCTGTACATCTGCCATTGTCATTCCCCTGTACGTCTGAATCAGATATCTCAACACCAGCTTGGCAAACTCGGGATCCCCTTGTGTACCCTTCCCTATCTGCGGAATGACAACCACACCATCCGCACTATGAAACGCATACTTCATCGCCATCAGAGCAGCTCGCAAATGAGTATCCTGAGACAGGTCATCATCCTCGATGCGCCCTAAATCCGTCACCGCAAAGCTGAAATCAAGCAGATGGTGTAACAAACCCTTATCTGCTTCAAGCAATGCTGAAAACTGGTTTGGGACCGTCCACTCACGAGCCCCATGATAAACCACCAGAGGCACAATCGGAGGTAGCTTCTGCTGCCCTTCTTTCAGAAAACGCTCCCAAATCCTGACCATATAGCGCAAAAGTTGAAAGGCAACCCATTCGTCTGCACAGCTCTTGTGCTCAATCAGCGCGTAAATATATGCCGCCTTCCCCTCTTGAGTCTTAACCTTGAAAAGCCGGTCCGTTAAATGCTCCCGAAACTCACCATCAATGAAGGTCCCATCCACCAAGACAGGCGGCTCAGATGACAGCAACTCTGCTACTTCCTTTGGCAAACGCTCCCGAAGCAAAGTTCCGGTTTTATCTGGATCACTCAACAATGCCTTCAGAAACCGATCGTGCGGCTGGGTAATCTTCGTCATACAGTGGTCATTCCATTCAAGGCATTTTCCCAAGGGTATAACATGCTCGGCACACTAACAGAACTCATCCACTACATCACGGGGTTATTCAAGTCTCGTGCAGACCTGAAACTGGAAATCCTCGCCCTGCGCCACCAGATTAATGTCTTACAACGCCAACGCCCCAAGCGCCCTACCCTACGCCATATGGACAGGATCTTTTGGGTTTGGCTATCTCAGATCTGGCCTAGGTGGAAACACGCGTTCGTGATTATAAAACCAGCCACCGTCATCAAATGGCACAAGCAAGGCTTCAAGCTCTATTGGAAACGGAAGTCGCGACCAATACGCCCTGGCCGTCCTCGCGTCCCGCAGGAAGTGCGGGACCTAATTCGGCAAATGTCGCGGGAAAATCCACTCTGGGGAGCACCACGCATACATGGTGAGTTACTGAAATTGGGCTACGATATAGGAGAGACATCAGTCTCAAAGTACATGCTCAAACCTAACAAGCCCCCTTCACAGACCTGGAGGACCTTCCTTGATAACCACGTAAATCAGATCGTGGCCATGGACTTCTTCACCATACCGACTATCTTTTTCAAGGTGCTGCACGTCCTCATTCTGATCGACCACGATCGCCGCCGGATTATCCATTTCAATGTTACGATCAATCCAACGTCAGCTTGGGTGGTTCAACAAATCCGCGAAGCGTTTCCCTGGGATTCAGCCCCGCGTTTCCTGCTGCATGATCGCGATCCACTCTTCATGGCCAGTCAGCACTCTCTCAGAGCCATAGGGATCGAAACGCTGACCACAGCCCCAGGATCGCCTTGGCAAAATGCCATCGCAGAACGGATGATCGGTAGTTGTCGCAGAGAGTACTTTGACCACATCATCGTGCTCAACGAAGAACACCTGCGACAGCGGCTTGGGGAGTATGTGGATTATTACCACCAGCGGACCCATCTGGGTTTGGCCAAAGATTCCCCGATACACCGTGCAGTCCAGCCAAAAGAGTCTGGCAACATCATTGCGCTCCCAGTTCTCGGTGGTCTACACCACCGGTACGAGCGCGTTGCTGCCTGACATCTGTCAGCTATCGGTTTCTGATTTTCAAAGAGCGCATTGACCTGGCGTTCCAACCCTCTGTGCCTAAAATCCAAATTCTGGCAGAATCCAAACACACCAAGCCCTTCATCACTTGTAGATTCTTCCAGATTCCACTCCATCAGACCAGAAAAATCGCTATGCCGCTGCCAGAATCAGTGCCAATTGTGGTGCGGACGACATTTTCGAGAGGCACAGGCCGGATCAGGACAACCCCGCGCACCTCCAGTCTCCACAATCGTCAAACCGCGTGGCTCAGACCGTCATCATCCGAGGGGCGGTGAGATATGCGGGCTAGCCGGTCACTTCACGCACAACCACTTGCTGGCCTCGTGCTTGCAAACAACGGTATCGCGGCCGTTCAGGCTATTAAAGATCACAACCTCGTAGCCAACTCGGTCTTTGGCTACCGTGGCTCTCGAGAGGGGATAGCCCGAAAGCTTCATCTTCGTCAGGCCCTGGCCCCAGGCTTCTAGGATGATGCTTTTATGGTCACGTCCGGCGAATGCACTTGTTGCGACCAGGCACAGTGATGCTGCCACGATGATGGCGGTGGTTGTTTTGCGCACAATGATCTCCCTTAATCTGGAACATCCCAAGTGCCACATGGCACGGCTTTAATTCTGCCAAATTGACAAGCCATTGTCCATGACGCATTCCCATTTTCCGGGTCAGCGGTTGAATTGAACTAGATAGTGTCGTCACAAGATTGCGCCCCAGATGGCAATACACCTGATTTGTACCGCCGCCAGGAATGAATCTACGTTCTTGGCGTATCTGGTGGCGATGCCTCGCCATCTTTTCAAATGCAAAAATGCATTCTCTACCAAGTGACGGATTTTATAGAGATCCACATCATACACTCGTGGAGTTTTCCTGTTTTTGCGCGGCGGGATCACTGGCTTCATTCCCTGTTCGCAAGCTTGCTCAACTATAGCGTCGCTGTCATAACCCCTGTCAGCCAGCAAGCACTCTGCTTCAAAACCCGATATCAAGGCTTGAGCTTGTGAGCAATCAGCTCGGGTACCCTTCGTGATAATCGCTCTGACCGGCATACCATGCGCATCCACGGCCAAATGTATCTTACTGTTG
Protein-coding sequences here:
- a CDS encoding DUF2924 domain-containing protein, whose product is MNVLAEIVALPKKPTKELNAMWRSYFNTDPPQAGKSYLVRRLAYRIQELAYGSIPEATNQLLDTLASATAEQATKNRSDTTSLTPGTRLIREWKGMEHFVTVLDRGFEYQGRKYRSLSAVAKAITGTHWSGPAFFGINGGK
- a CDS encoding recombinase family protein, with translation MTAKHQKIRCAIYTRKSTEEGLDKDFNTMENQRESCSSYITSQKAEGWIELADAYDDPGFSGGTMKRPALTRLLQDIENGKVDCICVYKIDRLSRSLVDFTKMIDLFDKHGVTFISITQSFNTTTSMGRLTLNILLSFAQFEREIAAERIQDKFAASRRKGMWMGGHPILGYDIQNRALVINQQEADQVRFIFQRYSECGSPTITLKGMADKGITNKTWTNGSGKLRIGTPFNKSTLNRLLKNRVYIGEVVHKGNIYPGQHEAIISQELWNKVQQTIKLNNRPNSIIPKGQTPFPLRGLVHCKHCGMAMTPTQTKKNGQVQYRYYSCSGARKGVTENCPLPNVPAGDIERLVLAQVQNLVNSPEVLAKTISMVKAQEPAIPEHEIIGLLASLSPVWDELFPLEQNRLLKLLVKSIDLSEQGADLFLNVEGIHTLVHELEAA
- a CDS encoding SEC-C metal-binding domain-containing protein, with product MASTGKSRIGSYTSPVDILLSLGECHYPPWSDRNPSKWINYSKHGLSQEHISELTRLATDEGILSSDLDDATSWAPIHAWRALGQLKAVVSVNTLFENFLVWQDFDWIVNEASDVFKMMGPDVINILIPLLQDRNRSSDLRQHVSEHIANVAKELSSEREKAIHAIAETLTKYEVNSKQFNGFLISALLDLQAIEAIELIREVYIKKRTILALPGDLEDAEISLGLREKRSTPKPHYGKLGIKEMEEEVGPRKPYPYPLGSTTFNRGSANVGRNDPCPCGSGKKFKKCCLN
- a CDS encoding Rpn family recombination-promoting nuclease/putative transposase, producing the protein MTKITQPHDRFLKALLSDPDKTGTLLRERLPKEVAELLSSEPPVLVDGTFIDGEFREHLTDRLFKVKTQEGKAAYIYALIEHKSCADEWVAFQLLRYMVRIWERFLKEGQQKLPPIVPLVVYHGAREWTVPNQFSALLEADKGLLHHLLDFSFAVTDLGRIEDDDLSQDTHLRAALMAMKYAFHSADGVVVIPQIGKGTQGDPEFAKLVLRYLIQTYRGMTMADVQAYAEEAFPGEAEHYASQFAREMMSKGRQEGRQEGRQEGESSLLLRQLHRRFGEVPSWAELKVANATIDELETWGEQIFDAETLEAVFK
- a CDS encoding integrase core domain-containing protein — protein: MLGTLTELIHYITGLFKSRADLKLEILALRHQINVLQRQRPKRPTLRHMDRIFWVWLSQIWPRWKHAFVIIKPATVIKWHKQGFKLYWKRKSRPIRPGRPRVPQEVRDLIRQMSRENPLWGAPRIHGELLKLGYDIGETSVSKYMLKPNKPPSQTWRTFLDNHVNQIVAMDFFTIPTIFFKVLHVLILIDHDRRRIIHFNVTINPTSAWVVQQIREAFPWDSAPRFLLHDRDPLFMASQHSLRAIGIETLTTAPGSPWQNAIAERMIGSCRREYFDHIIVLNEEHLRQRLGEYVDYYHQRTHLGLAKDSPIHRAVQPKESGNIIALPVLGGLHHRYERVAA
- a CDS encoding IS5 family transposase; amino-acid sequence: MVDDRCISLQGASACSWGQRRQSRDESHKRGLNSKIHLAVDAHGMPVRAIITKGTRADCSQAQALISGFEAECLLADRGYDSDAIVEQACEQGMKPVIPPRKNRKTPRVYDVDLYKIRHLVENAFLHLKRWRGIATRYAKNVDSFLAAVQIRCIAIWGAIL